The following proteins are co-located in the Geovibrio ferrireducens genome:
- the elbB gene encoding isoprenoid biosynthesis glyoxalase ElbB yields the protein MPKVGVVLSGCGVFDGAEIHEAVLTLYFLQKNGAETICMAPDIEQLHVVDHLRGEVASGEKRNVLTESARIARGNIKNLADVKVSDFDALIFPGGFGAAKNLTDFALKGSDCGINSDVLRIVRETVLAKKPLGAVCIAPVVIAKALAGTGIKTSVTIGNDAGTAQAVEALGTAHVNCPVKDFVADEDNKIVTSPAYMLGQSIPEVAEGIEKTVKKLLAMI from the coding sequence ATGCCGAAAGTCGGAGTTGTTTTAAGCGGCTGCGGAGTTTTTGACGGAGCCGAGATACATGAGGCCGTTCTCACACTCTATTTTCTCCAGAAAAACGGAGCGGAGACAATCTGCATGGCTCCTGATATTGAGCAGCTTCATGTTGTTGACCACCTCAGGGGTGAGGTGGCTTCGGGAGAAAAAAGAAATGTTCTCACCGAGTCCGCGCGCATAGCCAGAGGCAACATAAAAAACCTTGCCGATGTTAAAGTAAGCGATTTTGACGCGCTTATTTTCCCCGGCGGGTTCGGAGCGGCAAAAAACCTGACTGATTTTGCTCTGAAAGGTTCTGACTGCGGCATTAACAGCGATGTGCTCCGCATAGTCCGCGAAACTGTTCTGGCTAAAAAGCCTCTGGGTGCGGTGTGCATTGCCCCGGTGGTAATTGCCAAAGCCCTTGCGGGAACAGGAATAAAAACATCCGTGACCATAGGAAACGATGCAGGCACGGCTCAGGCCGTGGAAGCGCTGGGAACAGCCCATGTGAACTGCCCTGTGAAGGACTTTGTGGCGGATGAAGATAATAAAATAGTGACCTCCCCGGCGTACATGCTGGGGCAGAGCATACCGGAAGTCGCCGAAGGGATAGAAAAAACGGTGAAAAAACTTCTGGCTATGATATAA